The genomic region GTTTCTTAATGTAAAACCGTTGTCTTCTTTGCTATAGATATAAAATCTACCATCTGCAGTGGTGTCATCTCCATCAACATCAGCATTATCTGCTACTACGATAAGGTCACCATTCACAGCAACATCTCTAGGGCTCATTAGATCACTAGAGCTCATAAACTCTGCAGATACTGTAGACATAGATCCATCCCACATATCAACATCTCCATAATACTGAAGTTGTTTTGGATCCCTGGAAGCTACGATTAAAGAACTGTCATCTTCATTATAAAAAATTCCCTCAGCATCTTTGGAGGAAGTGTTCACCGTATAAGAAGTACCATAATCAAGATTGTACTGTACTACAGATCCAGAATGTGTGGTAGCATATAACATTGCAGAATCCATTTCCACAATATCATCAGTCATGTCATCATCATCATCTGAGCATGAGGTGAATCCTAACATAGCGGACATCGCTATAAATAATAAAGGTTTTTTCAAAATTTTCATAAGTAACTTTTTTATTGATTATTGTTTACGGTAATACTTACGAAACATACCAACTGCGGTTTTCTGAACTGAAGCTTTTAACTCAGGATTAGGCTTTTTAACTCAGGCTTGTTAAACTGAAATTAAAATAGGAACCGAATTAACAAAAAAAAGCCTCTGCGAGAGCAGAGGCTTTTGAATCAACAGGTGATTACTTTCTAGTACCTGTAGTATTCTGGCTTGTAAGGTCCTTCTACCGTTACACCAATATATTCTGCCTGATCCTGTTTAAGTTCAGTCAATTCAACCCCAATTCTTTCAAGGTGAAGTTTTGCAACTTTTTCATCAAGATGCTTAGGTAACATATAAACTTCGTTCTTATACTGATCAGTATTATTCCAAAGTTCCATTTGTGCCAGGGTCTGGTTCGTGAATGAATTACTCATTACAAAACTAGGATGTCCAGTTGCACAACCTAAATTCACTAAACGACCTTCAGCAAGAAGGATGATATCTTTCCCGTTAATAGTGTATTTGTCAACCTGTGGTTTGATCTCTACTTTAGAGTTTCCGTGGTTATCATTTAACCATGCAACAGCGATCTCATTATCAAAGTGACCAATATTCGCTACGATTGTTTTGTCTTTCATCGCCTCGAAATGCTCTCCACGTACGATGTCTTTATTTCCGGTAGTAGTGATAACGATATCTGCTTTAGGAAGCACAGTTTCAAGTTTCTTCACCTCGAAACCATCCATTGCTGCCTGTAATGCACAAATTGGATCAATTTCAGTAACAGTTACGATAGAACCAGCACCTTTAAAAGATTGAGCTGTTCCTTTTCCAACATCTCCATATCCACATACAACAACTCTTTTACCAGCTAACATAACATCTGTAGCACGACGAATCGCATCTACTGCACTCTCGCGGCAACCGTATTTGTTATCAAATTTAGATTTAGTTACAGAATCGTTTACATTAATTGCCGGCATTGGCAATGTTCCGTTCTTCATTCTTTCGTAAAGTCTATGAACTCCTGTAGTTGTTTCTTCTGAAAGTCCTTTAATTCCTTCAGCTAGTTCAGGGTATTCATCAAGGACCATATTGGTAAGATCTCCACCATCATCAAGAATCATATTAAGTGGCTTACGATCCTCTCCGAAGAAAAGTGTTTGTTCGATACACCAGTTGAATTCTTCCTCGGTCATTCCCTTCCATGCATAAACAGGAATACCGGCGGCAGCAATAGCAGCAGCAGCATGATCCTGCGTAGAAAATATATTACATGAGCTCCAGGTAACATCTGCTCCAAGTTCTACCAAAGTTTCGATAAGAACTGCAGTCTGGATCGTCATATGTAAACAACCCGCAATTCTGGCACCTTTTAAAGGCTTGGATTCCCCAAACTCTTTACGCAATGCCATAAGTCCCGGCATTTCAGCTTCAGCAAGTTCAATTTCAAGACGGCCATATTCGGCAAGCTCAATATCTTTGACTTTATAAGCGGTATACGGTACTGTTTTAGTTGACATATTATTATATTTGAATATTAGCAATTTTAATGTCGCAAAAATAGGGAAAAGCTTAGAAAATATATGCCTCTTTATAAAACAATAACAGTTGATGAACGTACTAAAGTCTTCATTTGGAAGGTAGAAGAGTCTTTTGATTGGCTGGCGAATGGGATCAATCTTACTGCACATTGTCAAAAAAGAGTAGACGGTATGAAATCTGAAATTCACCGTCGTGGATTCATGAGCATTAGACATTTAATGGCCGAAGCAGGGTATACAGATCATGATCTTTATTATGACGATCTGGGGAAACCGCATCTTCGTGATGACAGGTATATCTCCATTACTCATTCGTTCAATTTCACCGCGATCATTATCAGTAATCGCGACGTGGGGATCGATATTGAAAAGCAACGGGAAAAGATCCTGAAGATCGCTAATAAGTTCACTCCGCTAAACGAATATCATACGTTGGCGAATGAAGAGGCTTTGATAAGAAAGCTTACCATAGTATGGGGTGCCAAGGAATCTGTTTATAAATTGATCGCTCGCCCTGGAGTTGGTTTTCTACAGCATATTAATGTGACTGACTTTGATTTCGACGATTCGAAAACAACAGCTCATGTAAGATATCATGAACTGGATTCCTGGTATAATATCGATTTTCTGGAATTTGAGAATTTCACCTGTGTTTATGCACTTTCTTCTATTGGAAAAATCAAGTAATGCCCGAAGTACTTAGCTATTTGCAGGATATACAGCAAGCTTTTGTAGAGAACAGAAAGTTACTTGCGATCCTGATAGATCCCGATAAATTTTATGAGAAACAGGTTGATAATTTCTTTCAAAATCTACCTTGTGAAACAACCCATATTTTAGTTGGAGGCAGTACGGTGGAACATGGAAGAACCTGTGCCGTGATCTCAGCGATCAAGCGGGTGAACAGGCTTCCGGTGATACTTTTTCCTGGTGATTCTTCTCAAATCTCTTCGGAAGCAGATGCGTTACTTTTTCTAAGCCTAATCTCGGGTAGAAATCCTGAATTTTTAATTGAGCAACAGGTTCGCTCTGTGGAGAAGATCAAAAGTTCAGATCTTGAAGTGATCCCTACTGGTTATATTCTTATTGATGGTGGCAGGGAAACTTCAGTTCAAAAGGTAAGCAAAACCGTTCCTATCAATCAGAAGGAGGTGAAGCTTGTCGTGAATACCGCACTGGCAGGACAATATTCGGGAAAACAATTGATTTATCTCGAAGCTGGAAGTGGCGCAGAATACCCGGTTTCTTCGGAAATAATCAAGGCTGTGTCTTCCAATCTTGAAATCCCCTTAATTGTTGGTGGAGGTATTCGTACGCAACAGCAAATGCAAAATGCTTATAAATCTGGTGCCACGATGGTGGTCATGGGAACTGCTTTTGAAAAATAGTCTTTCGTTATTAAATTAATGAAACTTCTGAAAATCTGGATTGTTTCAGTTTTCTATTTCTTCGGAAGCGCACTTCGACAGGCTCAGTGCAACAACTTGTTTCAGATTTTCTGCTGTCTAAGTTTGTATTATTGTACCGGTAATTAGTCATATCTTCTAAAGACCGCACTTCGACAGGCTCAGTGCAGCAACGATATGGCCCATTTTTTGAAAATAAATGCTATATTGGAGAATACAGATAAGTATAGGGCTATTTTAGAAATTTTTATTACTTCTGAAGTAGGCTCTTCAACATGCTACGTGCAACAAGATGTGACAGAAATTTTATCATCAAAATTGAATCTAAATTAAGTCTATGAAAAAAATGACCTTCCCAAGATCTATTCTGTATAGCTTCCTAGGAGGAGTAGGAGTGATCTACACATTTCGTGAAATTCAATTTTATGATACTGCATATATCACTCAGTTTTTGATTTGTAGTGC from Christiangramia sp. OXR-203 harbors:
- a CDS encoding geranylgeranylglyceryl/heptaprenylglyceryl phosphate synthase — translated: MPEVLSYLQDIQQAFVENRKLLAILIDPDKFYEKQVDNFFQNLPCETTHILVGGSTVEHGRTCAVISAIKRVNRLPVILFPGDSSQISSEADALLFLSLISGRNPEFLIEQQVRSVEKIKSSDLEVIPTGYILIDGGRETSVQKVSKTVPINQKEVKLVVNTALAGQYSGKQLIYLEAGSGAEYPVSSEIIKAVSSNLEIPLIVGGGIRTQQQMQNAYKSGATMVVMGTAFEK
- a CDS encoding 4'-phosphopantetheinyl transferase family protein; amino-acid sequence: MPLYKTITVDERTKVFIWKVEESFDWLANGINLTAHCQKRVDGMKSEIHRRGFMSIRHLMAEAGYTDHDLYYDDLGKPHLRDDRYISITHSFNFTAIIISNRDVGIDIEKQREKILKIANKFTPLNEYHTLANEEALIRKLTIVWGAKESVYKLIARPGVGFLQHINVTDFDFDDSKTTAHVRYHELDSWYNIDFLEFENFTCVYALSSIGKIK
- the ahcY gene encoding adenosylhomocysteinase, giving the protein MSTKTVPYTAYKVKDIELAEYGRLEIELAEAEMPGLMALRKEFGESKPLKGARIAGCLHMTIQTAVLIETLVELGADVTWSSCNIFSTQDHAAAAIAAAGIPVYAWKGMTEEEFNWCIEQTLFFGEDRKPLNMILDDGGDLTNMVLDEYPELAEGIKGLSEETTTGVHRLYERMKNGTLPMPAINVNDSVTKSKFDNKYGCRESAVDAIRRATDVMLAGKRVVVCGYGDVGKGTAQSFKGAGSIVTVTEIDPICALQAAMDGFEVKKLETVLPKADIVITTTGNKDIVRGEHFEAMKDKTIVANIGHFDNEIAVAWLNDNHGNSKVEIKPQVDKYTINGKDIILLAEGRLVNLGCATGHPSFVMSNSFTNQTLAQMELWNNTDQYKNEVYMLPKHLDEKVAKLHLERIGVELTELKQDQAEYIGVTVEGPYKPEYYRY